The window TGCAAACATTCAAGCTCTGACTGAAGATGATCTTCAGAACAGAGAATTGATGGTTAAAATTGCAGAGGAAGTGGGTCTGTACGTTGAGAAGTTCTGGACATGTGGTCAGCTTCTTGAAGAGATCTTTGGTGAAACGGCTGAGCCTCAGCTAATTCAACCAACGTTCATCACGGGTTACCCAGCGGACATCTCTCCACTGGCTCGTCGTAGCGACAGCAACCCATTCTTCACCGACCGCTTTGAGTTCTTCATCGGTGGCCGTGAAGTAGCGAACGGTTTCTCTGAGCTTAACGATGCACAAGACCAAGACGAGCGTTTCAAAGCACAAGTTAACGCAAAAGACGCGGGTGATGACGAAGCTATGTACTACGATGCAGACTACATTACTGCACTAGAGCACGGCCTACCGCCAACAGCGGGTCAAGGTATTGGTATCGATCGCCTAGCGATGCTATTTACTAACACGCACACAATCCGTGACGTGATCTTGTTCCCGGCAATGCGTCCTCAAGCGTAATTTTCGCTGACAGGCCGTAACAGCCGATTCAATTTAAAAGCCACCTTCGGGTGGCTTTTTCTGTTTCTCAGTGTTCAAAACCTTGCCTGTACCGCACTCTTGATTCGAAAAATCATTATTTCTGACATAGTCTTACTATTGAGACAAAAAATCTAAGATAGTCTCACTACTATACGTCTCTGCGCTGAATACGATCTCGCGGCATTTTTGTCGAACGATGAAGCAGTGACTCGTATTAGCCTGATTTAAATAAAAATAGAATAAGGAAGAAGGATGGGAACTCAATTTAAGATGGATTCCTTACCAGGTTCTCTTATCGTCGTTGGTGGTGCGTACGAACCCTGGTTATCTGTATTAGAACAAGTGGGTTGGCAGTGTACCCAGTGTGCAGATTTACGAAAAGCCGATGCATTGATTGCCGACATAGGCCCATGCATTGGCATTGTGGACCTTAGCCATGATGAGTTCAGCCTAAATGGCATTGCAAACTTGGTGAGTAACAATAAACAGGTTAGATGGCTCGCCTTTATCCGTGAATCGCAATTAAGCTCCGATACTATTTGCCAGTTTATCGTTAACTTCTGTATCGACTTTTTCACGGCACCCATTCCAGATGCACAGCTACTGAGTACCATAGGTCACCAGCTTGGGATGCTTAAGCTTGAGCAGAAAGTGTGGCCAAACTACGGCATTAACAACAATATGGGCTTGTTGGGCGACTCGGTGGCAGTAAAGCGCCTAAGAGACCAAGTAAAGCGTATTGGGCCGACTGATGTCAGCATCTTAATTTATGGCGAGAGTGGGGCTGGCAAAGAGACGATTGCACGCTCTATTCATCAAAACTCTTCGCGCGCGCAAAAGCCATTTTTAACGGTCAACTGCCGAGCTCTGTCTGAGATGAGAATTGAGTCTGAAGTCTTCGGCATTTCAGCTCAGCTTGGTGCAGCCCCTTGTATGCTGGAAGAGGCGGACGGTGGCACGATATTGCTCAATGATGTGTTAGCGATGCCTCGCAATCAACAGTTGAATTTGTTGCGCTTCTTGCAAGAAGGCAAGGTAGAGACGGAGACTGGGTCAAAATCGGTGGATGTTCGTATTCTGGCGGCTAACTCTTCTGATATTGAAAAGGCATTGATTGAGGGTGACTTCAATGAAGAGCTTTACCACTACATCAATGTTCTACGAATTCAGGTTCCGAGCTTAAAAGAGCGGGTTAGTGATATCTCAGTGTTGGCCAATCATTTCTTACGTCAGTATTCGAAAGAGTTTAATGCTCAAGCCAAGAGTTTCTCTGACGAAGCGCTTCGATCGATGAATCGTTATCACTGGCCGGGCAATGTCCGTGAGCTGATGAACCAAATCAAACGCGTGGTGTTGATGTCGGACTCAGTGATCATTGAAGATCATCAGCTGGATTTACCTAAGCAAAATGATGAGCGCCGTAGCCTCAAAAGTATCCGTGAGCGTTCAGAGCGAGATGCGTTGCTGATTGTTCTGGAATCTTATGGTGGTCAAGTATCGTTGGCTGCTAAGGAACTTGGAGTTTCGCGCGCAACCATGTACCGATTGCTGAACAAACATAGCCTTATTTCTGAAGGTGTTGTTTAGAACTCTCAATGAATTGATTTTATCCGGTTAGTGTCAATCTAAGAGCCACGCATGATGCGTGGCTTTTTTGTTACCCACCGCTACAACTTCCAGTTGGCAGTCGCTGGCTGATAGATTGAGCTATTGGACGCTTGGTCGTTAAGAGAGATGTTCTGTGATTTTATTGGCTCCTCAAAACCACCGCCTAGGGCGGTGGTGATTGTTCCTTGAGGCTATAGCCTGAAGAAGTGCCCATGTTAGAAGTAACCTCTTATTCACCACAAGTAAGAGGAAACAACCACATGGGCGATTACAGAAGTTCATCACATGTCTATTGGCGTTGCAAATACCATATAGTTTGGACTCCAAAGTACAGATATAAGATTTTGAAAGATAAGGTAGGAAAGGAGCTTTATCGTTCAATCTATATTTTGTGCAATATGAAAGACTGCGAAGTTTTAGAATTAAATGTTCAACCAGATCATGTTCATCTTGTTGTCATTATTCCTCCCAAGTTATCAGTATCGAGTTTGTTAGGAGTTTTAAAAGGCCGAACAGCAATTCGACTTTTCAATAGATTCCCACATATACGTAAGAAATTATGGGGAAATCACTTTTGGGCTAGAGGGTATTTTGTAGATACGGTCGGTGTGAATGAAGAAGTCATTCGGCGATATGTACGACACCAAGATAAGCAGGACATAGAGTATGAACAACAATTACAGTTATTGAAGAACTGATAGCGCGGACGCCCCCTTTTAGGGGGTTATAAAGCAAAACCGCCTTCTAAGAAGGCGGATATTTTTATAATCATAGTGAATATGTTATATATAAACTGATATGCAACTAATATTTTGGGTGAATCATTTGTTTTGAAATTGTTAATCAATTATCGGTTGAATAATATACTCACTTGGTTAGACTTTAACCGTGAAAGCAATGGTTTAACAAAGACTTATTTGCTTTTATTATTTCATTTCTTTTTGGATTTTTTAGTTAGTTTGGAGGCGCAAATGAAACATTTCGATTTTATACAGCATATTTGCGCGTCGTTTGATCCGTGTACTGACATGGTGACTGTTATGTCACAAGCATCAGCTATGGCCGATCGAAACACCCAAGATAAACCTAACTAATAGATCCGTACCCTTATTTGGCTGCGGAAAAATAGCAGCTAAGTGAGAAGCCCTCATACTATCTAATACGCTATTTTTCCTCAGTTTATTCCACAACTGGAGAGTTATTATGCGTCACTCAGTATATTTAAAACTAGCAACAGTCCTTATCCGTGCAGACCTTCGTCGTGAAGAGCGAGAATGGCAACGAAAAGTTCGTCGTAGTTCATATGATCTACCATGGAACAATACCCACTTATTGAGAGATATTGGCCTTGAAGCCGATGGTCGACCAATTGGTTTTTCTGAGCCTGAAGTTGTCACGATTGAGCGCCGAGTTCGTCATCTTCGTCGAGTCTTAAGCGCGCGAATACCGACGTAATCTTGTGGGGTGATAGCGCCTTTCACCCCTTAAGATAAACATCAGCGATAGTTATGGCGTCGAAAGCACAAGCTTTTGAACTAGATCTGGCCAAAAAAGAGAAGCACTTGCTTCTCTTTTTTGCTTTTTTAAGCCGTTATGTATGATTTTTTAAGTTGTTATCTAGTAAAGGAAAAGAGTTCTACTAAGCTTTATGTAGCAATGGAGGCAGGCTATGCAAAAGCATCAATTAGACATGTGGTTACATGGAGAGCATAAAGACTCTTATCAAACACCTAAAGTGTACGTTAT of the Vibrio lentus genome contains:
- the tnpA gene encoding IS200/IS605 family transposase, translating into MGDYRSSSHVYWRCKYHIVWTPKYRYKILKDKVGKELYRSIYILCNMKDCEVLELNVQPDHVHLVVIIPPKLSVSSLLGVLKGRTAIRLFNRFPHIRKKLWGNHFWARGYFVDTVGVNEEVIRRYVRHQDKQDIEYEQQLQLLKN
- the vpsR gene encoding cyclic-di-GMP-binding transcriptional regulator VpsR (Not actually a response regulator, but instead a cyclic-di-GMP-binding transcription factor.) — translated: MGTQFKMDSLPGSLIVVGGAYEPWLSVLEQVGWQCTQCADLRKADALIADIGPCIGIVDLSHDEFSLNGIANLVSNNKQVRWLAFIRESQLSSDTICQFIVNFCIDFFTAPIPDAQLLSTIGHQLGMLKLEQKVWPNYGINNNMGLLGDSVAVKRLRDQVKRIGPTDVSILIYGESGAGKETIARSIHQNSSRAQKPFLTVNCRALSEMRIESEVFGISAQLGAAPCMLEEADGGTILLNDVLAMPRNQQLNLLRFLQEGKVETETGSKSVDVRILAANSSDIEKALIEGDFNEELYHYINVLRIQVPSLKERVSDISVLANHFLRQYSKEFNAQAKSFSDEALRSMNRYHWPGNVRELMNQIKRVVLMSDSVIIEDHQLDLPKQNDERRSLKSIRERSERDALLIVLESYGGQVSLAAKELGVSRATMYRLLNKHSLISEGVV